The proteins below are encoded in one region of Methanofollis aquaemaris:
- a CDS encoding ATP-dependent DNA helicase, with translation MKVIDLPIPEPLKKSYTVRGIEALYPPQDEAVRSGIFEGKNLLCAIPTASGKTIVAEMAMHRQVAEGGKCLYIVPLRALATEKYEDFSGKGLSVGVATGDLDRRDAYLGRNDIVVATSEKVDSLLRNKAQWLAEITLVVVDECHLIGSEDRGATLEMVIAKLRHNNPQIQVIALSATVGNPGALAGWLDAELVTSEWRPVDLREGVYWQGQIHFDNHTRKIPAGSKDDDLNLCLDTIAEGGQCLVFVNSRRNAEAFAKRAASKLKLSETTLESAADRIDRGASTELGRTLARCVKGGAAFHHAGLAAAERHEVEDGFRKGAIKVISSTPTLAAGLNLPARRVIVRDYLRFSQGGMVRIPVGEYKQMAGRAGRPHLDPYGEAVLIAKRENDREGLFETYIEAPPEEVHSQCNAENALRSHILSLITTGFARSRTDVLAFMETTFYAYEHQGRRSTIQETVERVVDDLVAAEMIDELDGWLEGTKYGNLVSRLYIDPRTAEAIVDGLRQRPPYADVGVLELLCETPDMLTLFLRKDDYEFVDRFLAERRDELWTGVPYGYDDLEGFFQSVKTTMLLLNWAEEVTDEMICERFNVGPGDIHNKVETAVWLIHATSRLAHLFSPELEEPIAELEIRVKHGIKRELLPLIKLRGIGRVRARRLFNAGLTTPEDLKAAGVRKLSPVLGEKIAARVVAQAGGKVEEIPDAETVDEPIPETPVEHQTSLSAFGGTENE, from the coding sequence ATGAAGGTGATCGACCTCCCCATCCCAGAACCTCTCAAAAAATCGTACACCGTGAGAGGTATCGAGGCCCTCTACCCCCCGCAGGATGAGGCCGTCAGGAGTGGTATATTCGAAGGGAAAAATCTCCTTTGCGCCATCCCCACCGCCAGTGGGAAGACTATCGTCGCGGAGATGGCAATGCACCGGCAGGTGGCCGAGGGGGGCAAGTGTCTGTACATCGTCCCGCTCAGGGCGCTCGCCACTGAGAAGTACGAAGACTTTTCAGGGAAAGGCCTCTCGGTCGGAGTGGCGACCGGAGACCTGGACCGGCGGGACGCCTACCTGGGCAGAAACGACATCGTCGTCGCGACCTCCGAAAAAGTCGACTCATTGCTCAGGAACAAGGCTCAATGGCTCGCTGAAATCACCCTGGTGGTCGTGGACGAGTGCCACCTCATCGGTTCAGAGGACCGAGGGGCGACCCTCGAGATGGTGATCGCCAAACTCAGACACAATAATCCTCAGATACAGGTGATCGCCCTCTCGGCGACGGTCGGAAATCCGGGAGCGCTTGCCGGTTGGCTGGACGCGGAACTGGTGACCAGTGAGTGGCGCCCCGTCGATCTGCGCGAAGGGGTCTACTGGCAGGGGCAGATCCACTTCGATAACCATACCCGCAAGATCCCAGCGGGCTCGAAGGACGATGATCTTAACCTCTGTCTGGACACTATTGCCGAGGGTGGGCAGTGCCTGGTCTTCGTAAACAGCAGACGAAACGCCGAGGCCTTTGCAAAAAGGGCCGCATCAAAATTGAAACTCTCCGAAACCACCCTTGAGTCGGCTGCAGACCGGATCGATCGGGGGGCATCGACTGAACTGGGCCGAACACTCGCAAGGTGCGTGAAAGGAGGGGCGGCCTTCCATCATGCAGGTCTTGCAGCGGCCGAGCGCCACGAAGTGGAGGACGGGTTCAGGAAGGGAGCGATCAAGGTCATCTCCTCGACCCCAACTCTGGCCGCAGGCCTGAACCTCCCTGCCAGACGGGTGATCGTGCGCGACTACCTCAGGTTCAGCCAGGGGGGGATGGTCAGGATCCCGGTTGGCGAATACAAACAGATGGCCGGACGGGCCGGACGGCCGCACCTCGATCCATATGGGGAGGCGGTGCTCATCGCCAAACGGGAGAACGACCGTGAAGGTCTCTTCGAAACCTACATCGAAGCGCCGCCTGAAGAAGTCCACTCGCAGTGCAATGCCGAGAACGCCCTCCGCTCCCATATCCTCTCATTGATCACCACCGGATTTGCAAGGAGCCGGACCGACGTGCTCGCCTTTATGGAGACAACCTTCTATGCCTACGAGCACCAGGGTCGCCGTTCCACCATCCAGGAGACCGTCGAACGGGTCGTCGACGACCTGGTCGCGGCCGAGATGATCGACGAACTCGATGGATGGCTCGAAGGGACCAAGTACGGGAATCTCGTCTCCAGACTATACATCGACCCGAGAACCGCCGAGGCGATCGTCGATGGACTCAGACAGCGGCCCCCATACGCCGATGTCGGGGTGCTCGAACTCCTCTGCGAGACCCCGGACATGCTCACCCTCTTCCTGCGCAAGGACGACTACGAGTTTGTTGACCGCTTCCTCGCGGAGCGCCGCGACGAACTCTGGACCGGCGTGCCGTACGGCTACGATGACCTCGAAGGTTTCTTCCAGAGTGTCAAGACCACCATGCTCCTCCTTAACTGGGCTGAGGAGGTGACCGACGAGATGATCTGCGAACGCTTCAATGTGGGACCAGGCGACATCCACAACAAGGTCGAGACGGCGGTCTGGCTCATCCATGCGACCTCGCGCCTCGCCCACCTCTTCTCGCCAGAACTCGAAGAACCGATCGCCGAACTGGAGATCAGGGTAAAACACGGGATCAAACGCGAACTCCTCCCGCTGATCAAACTGCGCGGGATCGGGCGGGTGCGGGCGAGAAGGCTCTTCAACGCGGGGCTTACCACTCCCGAAGACCTCAAGGCCGCCGGCGTCAGGAAACTCAGCCCTGTCCTCGGCGAGAAGATCGCGGCCAGGGTCGTCGCTCAGGCGGGCGGCAAGGTGGAAGAAATTCCCGACGCGGAGACAGTCGATGAACCTATCCCTGAAACTCCAGTCGAACACCAGACTTCTTTGAGTGCATTCGGAGGAACCGAGAATGAATAA
- a CDS encoding cupin domain-containing protein, protein MLIRDIRSTPLFTAGDRTHLREILHPKNEPECKNRCSLAHAFLGPGEASLPHRLKTSSETYYILSGEGLMHIDDESAPVCAGQVIYIPAGAVQSIENTGEDDLVIFAVVDPAWDAGDEEVLG, encoded by the coding sequence ATGCTGATCAGGGACATCAGGAGTACTCCACTCTTTACCGCCGGAGACCGCACGCATCTCAGGGAAATCCTCCATCCAAAAAACGAACCGGAATGCAAGAACCGGTGTTCACTTGCCCATGCATTCCTTGGCCCCGGCGAGGCCTCCCTTCCCCACCGGCTGAAGACCTCTTCCGAGACCTACTATATCCTCTCAGGCGAGGGGTTGATGCATATCGACGATGAATCGGCACCGGTCTGTGCCGGACAGGTGATCTACATCCCGGCCGGTGCGGTCCAGAGTATCGAGAACACCGGCGAGGACGATCTTGTCATCTTCGCTGTTGTCGACCCGGCCTGGGATGCAGGGGACGAGGAAGTTCTGGGGTGA
- a CDS encoding TMEM175 family protein: protein MDRTQGTRIGFSKSRFEALTDGIFAIAMTLLVLSLGVPTVSRISTGAALEDALLGLFPDFIHYCIAFLILHGMWVSHHILTRMMEYIDRWFLDLNTILLMGVAVIPFSTAFSGDFPDAPIAAMILEGNLLVVGGLLLLQWIYVGKNEHLLRSEITKKDLSLGKRMITVIPALSTLGILLALAGSTWSTAIYLLIPPIFFWIRWRHRSSA, encoded by the coding sequence ATGGACCGGACACAGGGCACCCGGATCGGATTTTCCAAGAGTCGTTTCGAGGCGCTCACCGACGGGATCTTTGCGATCGCCATGACCCTCCTTGTCCTGAGCCTCGGTGTCCCGACTGTCTCAAGGATCTCGACCGGGGCCGCGCTTGAAGACGCCCTTCTCGGGCTTTTCCCTGATTTCATCCATTATTGTATTGCGTTCCTCATCCTCCACGGGATGTGGGTTTCTCATCACATCCTCACCCGGATGATGGAGTACATCGACCGGTGGTTTCTCGACCTCAACACCATCCTCCTGATGGGCGTGGCGGTGATCCCCTTCTCAACCGCTTTTTCCGGAGACTTCCCCGACGCTCCTATCGCCGCAATGATCCTGGAAGGAAACCTCCTCGTCGTCGGCGGCCTCCTCCTCCTCCAGTGGATCTATGTGGGAAAAAACGAACACTTACTCAGATCTGAAATCACGAAAAAAGATCTCTCGTTGGGAAAAAGAATGATCACCGTTATCCCGGCCCTTTCAACCCTCGGGATCCTCCTCGCCCTGGCCGGATCCACATGGAGCACGGCGATCTATCTTCTCATCCCTCCCATCTTTTTCTGGATCAGATGGCGGCATCGATCCTCTGCATAA
- a CDS encoding PKD domain-containing protein, translated as MIIQRRWLHLVASLVMVLCCCAGSAAAAEPVNITGPIEITEPGIYCLNNSFFGPYEGTFITIKADNVVLDGHGWMIKSNGSSPAGTGILVDRAENVTIACIHLNNFEEGCVVKEGSAVTLWGVNPFNCGSLGIKLEGSSECTVDSCRITDNKGTGLEISGGNLNLITNNYFKNTKNVGFSGAINTNFWNRTNTSKTNILGGSFIGGNVWTTPDGDGWSDTHADGNDDGFCDESYTLNNVNVDFLPLSLDQPAPSPLEVAFEADVTSGEAPLIVQFADRSTGNPLEWEWDFGDGNISTEQNPVHVYETAGTYDVTLTIIRGEGTETETYPAYIEVEEPAPPTIKANFTTEITAGEAPFRVQFNDTSTGDPTTWTWDFGDGGNSSLEDPIHYYQKPGVYNVSLTVSDGTTSDTLLKADYIDVAPSTLPLAANFTANETSGAAPFVVEYLDLSVGNPTGWEWDFGDGESSELRNPVHAYQETGTYNVTLTVSNSTTNSTLAREDYVVVGGPVPGPLAANFTVDVTSGRTPLTVHFKDASTGNATAWKWSFGDGAATSSLQNPTYVYKKAGTYTVSLTVSDGATNDTLTRTGYIKVTTASSPRSSSGGGGGRSNVVVSGDLKSGDSKVFRFSGLGVSQIEITAADQIDGIRVSLEKISRGPEGLDSPVYQYLLANMTYAEGDTLDEIVFFFDLPRSWLEKQNLGVGDLVLWRYHNGAWRPLWTELVKETETKVYYRAVTPGFSYFAIAAGEGMTVIPEKTAPEVGADAEETPTSEEPVETTVTETVSSEPSGNATETGTTPQPSSLGLVAVLAALVGVVFVVLMVRRR; from the coding sequence ATGATCATACAGAGGAGGTGGCTGCATCTTGTAGCCAGCCTCGTGATGGTCCTCTGTTGCTGTGCAGGATCTGCAGCAGCAGCAGAACCGGTGAACATTACCGGACCGATTGAGATCACAGAACCTGGGATTTATTGTTTGAACAACTCTTTCTTCGGGCCCTATGAGGGGACGTTCATCACGATAAAGGCTGATAACGTCGTCCTTGATGGACATGGATGGATGATCAAGAGCAATGGCAGCAGTCCTGCCGGCACCGGTATCCTGGTGGACAGGGCCGAGAATGTCACGATTGCCTGTATCCATCTGAACAATTTCGAAGAAGGTTGCGTGGTCAAAGAGGGATCAGCGGTTACGCTCTGGGGCGTAAATCCTTTTAACTGTGGATCATTGGGGATAAAACTTGAAGGTTCCAGTGAATGTACGGTTGATAGCTGCCGGATCACCGATAACAAAGGCACCGGACTGGAGATCAGCGGAGGTAACCTGAACCTGATCACAAACAACTACTTCAAGAACACAAAGAACGTCGGTTTCAGCGGTGCTATTAATACTAACTTCTGGAACAGGACGAACACATCAAAAACCAACATCCTTGGCGGTTCGTTCATCGGCGGAAATGTCTGGACGACACCTGACGGTGACGGATGGTCGGATACCCATGCTGATGGTAATGACGATGGGTTCTGTGACGAGTCTTACACTCTGAACAACGTGAACGTCGACTTCCTCCCGCTCTCTCTTGACCAACCTGCACCGTCTCCCCTCGAGGTCGCCTTTGAGGCAGACGTGACCTCGGGTGAGGCACCACTTATCGTGCAGTTCGCCGATCGGTCAACCGGGAACCCCCTGGAATGGGAGTGGGACTTTGGTGACGGTAATATTTCGACTGAACAGAACCCGGTCCATGTCTACGAAACCGCAGGCACCTATGATGTCACGCTCACCATCATAAGAGGAGAGGGGACGGAGACAGAAACGTACCCCGCGTATATTGAAGTCGAAGAACCGGCCCCACCAACCATCAAGGCAAATTTCACGACTGAAATAACCGCGGGCGAGGCACCGTTCAGGGTGCAGTTCAACGACACCTCGACCGGAGACCCGACCACATGGACCTGGGATTTTGGTGACGGCGGAAACTCGTCTCTCGAGGATCCGATTCATTACTACCAGAAGCCCGGCGTCTACAACGTCAGCCTCACCGTCTCTGACGGGACGACCTCTGACACCCTCCTGAAAGCCGACTATATCGATGTCGCTCCATCGACCCTGCCGCTTGCGGCGAACTTCACGGCGAACGAGACATCCGGCGCCGCGCCGTTTGTCGTGGAGTATCTCGACCTTTCGGTAGGAAACCCGACCGGATGGGAGTGGGACTTCGGTGACGGCGAATCATCTGAACTCCGGAATCCGGTGCATGCCTATCAGGAGACCGGAACCTACAATGTCACGCTCACTGTCTCGAACAGCACTACAAACAGCACCCTGGCTCGTGAGGACTATGTCGTCGTTGGCGGGCCGGTGCCAGGACCACTTGCGGCAAACTTCACGGTTGACGTGACCTCCGGGAGGACACCGCTCACCGTGCACTTTAAAGACGCCTCGACCGGGAACGCAACCGCGTGGAAGTGGTCTTTTGGAGACGGGGCGGCTACTTCATCGCTCCAAAACCCGACCTATGTCTACAAGAAGGCAGGAACATACACTGTTTCTCTCACCGTCTCTGACGGTGCGACAAACGACACTCTGACCCGCACAGGTTATATCAAAGTCACAACCGCATCATCCCCCCGCTCCAGTTCGGGCGGGGGAGGGGGCAGATCAAATGTCGTTGTCAGTGGAGATCTGAAGAGCGGTGATTCGAAAGTCTTCCGGTTCAGCGGGCTGGGTGTCTCACAGATCGAGATAACCGCCGCCGACCAGATCGACGGGATCAGGGTTTCCCTTGAAAAGATCTCCAGGGGACCGGAAGGGCTTGACAGCCCGGTCTACCAGTATCTCCTTGCGAACATGACCTATGCCGAGGGGGATACCCTCGATGAGATCGTCTTCTTCTTCGATCTCCCCAGGTCATGGCTTGAGAAACAGAATCTCGGTGTCGGAGACCTTGTTCTCTGGCGGTATCATAACGGGGCCTGGCGCCCGCTCTGGACTGAACTGGTCAAGGAAACCGAGACCAAGGTTTATTACCGGGCGGTCACACCGGGCTTCTCGTACTTTGCGATCGCCGCAGGTGAAGGGATGACGGTCATCCCCGAGAAGACGGCACCAGAGGTTGGTGCCGATGCCGAGGAGACACCGACATCAGAGGAACCGGTGGAGACCACCGTGACCGAGACAGTGTCGTCTGAACCGTCCGGGAACGCCACCGAGACCGGAACCACACCACAGCCCTCGTCTCTCGGGCTTGTGGCAGTTTTAGCGGCCCTGGTGGGCGTGGTTTTTGTCGTCCTCATGGTGAGGCGGCGATAA
- a CDS encoding KH domain-containing protein, translating to MTVQEIRIGAQRIGALIGKRGAIKRKIEENTGSAIRIDSGEGDVFIEGEDAFGVLRAADVVTAIARGFSPERAFRLFEDEDMTIEVIDLSEIDPSPKQQERLRGRIIGKAGKGRQQIEDMTKVEISVQGKTVALIGMPEKLRNARTAIEMLINGAQHETVFSFLEKKRREEREDILGYYY from the coding sequence ATGACTGTGCAGGAGATCAGGATTGGAGCACAACGGATCGGCGCCCTCATCGGAAAACGGGGAGCCATAAAGAGAAAGATCGAAGAGAATACCGGGAGTGCCATCAGGATCGACAGCGGCGAGGGCGACGTCTTCATCGAGGGTGAAGACGCTTTCGGAGTGCTGCGGGCCGCCGACGTGGTCACCGCGATTGCACGCGGGTTCTCCCCTGAACGGGCCTTCCGCCTCTTCGAGGACGAGGACATGACCATCGAAGTCATCGATCTCTCCGAGATCGATCCCTCGCCCAAACAGCAGGAACGCCTGCGGGGAAGGATCATCGGTAAGGCCGGGAAAGGCCGCCAGCAGATCGAGGACATGACCAAGGTCGAGATCTCGGTACAGGGGAAGACGGTGGCCCTCATCGGCATGCCCGAGAAACTCAGAAACGCGCGCACTGCCATCGAGATGTTGATCAACGGTGCCCAGCACGAGACCGTCTTCTCCTTCCTTGAGAAGAAGCGGCGTGAGGAGCGCGAGGACATCCTGGGATACTACTACTGA
- a CDS encoding TMEM175 family protein yields the protein MSTDPAHAGWIGFSKNRFEALTDGIFGIAMTLLVVGLSVPTVETITTTVEIEETLSSLFPDFVHYCIAFLILHGMWVSHHALSQKMEFIDRRFLDLNSFLLLSVAIIPFSTSFAGDFPESPIAAMVLEINLLAVSGFLLTQWIYVTSNPDLLRSDSRQDDLSPGVRLAAVIPAFSLLGITVALLGSVWSTGIYLLVPLAIFMIKRFSHLKESENSRFPV from the coding sequence CGGATGGATCGGGTTTTCCAAGAACCGGTTTGAGGCACTCACCGACGGGATCTTCGGGATCGCCATGACCCTCCTCGTGGTAGGGCTCAGCGTTCCGACGGTGGAGACGATCACCACCACTGTCGAGATCGAGGAGACGCTTTCGTCCCTCTTCCCTGACTTCGTCCATTACTGCATCGCCTTTCTCATCCTCCACGGGATGTGGGTCTCCCACCATGCCCTCTCCCAGAAGATGGAGTTCATTGACCGCCGGTTCCTGGACCTCAACTCTTTCCTGTTGTTGAGCGTCGCGATCATCCCGTTCTCCACCTCATTTGCCGGTGATTTCCCTGAATCCCCCATTGCCGCAATGGTGCTCGAGATCAACCTTCTTGCTGTAAGCGGTTTTCTCCTCACTCAATGGATCTACGTCACTTCCAACCCAGACCTGCTCAGGTCTGATTCCCGTCAGGACGACCTATCCCCTGGGGTACGGCTCGCAGCAGTCATCCCGGCCTTCTCGCTCCTCGGGATCACCGTCGCCCTGCTGGGATCGGTCTGGAGCACAGGGATCTATCTGCTGGTCCCGCTAGCCATATTCATGATAAAGCGGTTCTCCCATCTCAAAGAGAGTGAAAACAGCAGGTTTCCCGTCTGA
- a CDS encoding tyrosine--tRNA ligase has translation MDPYSLATRNTVEIVTDEELRALLEKPVKRVYAGYEPSGEIHLGHLVTVNKLMDLQKAGFEVTVLLADLHAFLNHKGTLDEVREIAEYNRRCFEALGLKGAKYVMGTDLQLNPEYELLVLQLSQEVTVNRAHRSMDEVGRGMDHPAVSQMVYPIMQMADIALLGVDAAAGGIDQRKIHMLAREHLPGMGYPSPVCIHTPILNGLDGKKMSSSAGNLISVADSEDTIRKRMKKAFCPPEIEENPVLQVLQYHIFPRFETITMHRPEKFGGDLEFASYAEAETAYAGGKIHPLDLKNMTADYLVEMLAGVHDAVA, from the coding sequence ATGGATCCCTACTCTCTTGCCACACGCAATACCGTCGAGATCGTCACCGACGAGGAGCTGCGGGCACTCCTTGAAAAGCCTGTCAAGCGGGTCTACGCTGGCTACGAGCCGAGCGGCGAGATCCACCTCGGTCACCTGGTGACCGTCAACAAACTCATGGACCTCCAGAAGGCCGGGTTCGAGGTGACCGTCCTCCTCGCCGATCTCCACGCCTTCCTCAACCACAAGGGCACCCTGGACGAGGTGCGGGAGATCGCGGAGTACAACCGCCGGTGCTTCGAGGCCCTGGGATTGAAAGGAGCGAAGTATGTGATGGGCACCGACCTCCAGCTCAACCCCGAGTATGAACTCCTGGTCCTCCAGCTCTCGCAGGAGGTCACGGTCAACCGGGCGCACCGCTCGATGGACGAGGTCGGGCGCGGGATGGACCACCCGGCCGTCTCGCAGATGGTCTACCCGATCATGCAGATGGCCGACATCGCCCTCCTCGGCGTCGACGCCGCCGCGGGCGGGATCGACCAGAGAAAGATCCACATGCTCGCCCGCGAGCACCTGCCGGGTATGGGCTACCCCTCACCGGTCTGCATCCACACCCCCATCCTCAACGGTCTGGACGGGAAGAAGATGTCCTCCTCTGCCGGCAACCTTATTTCAGTCGCGGACTCGGAAGATACGATCAGGAAGAGGATGAAGAAGGCTTTTTGCCCACCAGAGATCGAGGAGAACCCGGTGCTCCAGGTACTCCAGTACCACATCTTCCCCCGCTTCGAGACGATCACCATGCACCGTCCTGAGAAGTTCGGCGGCGACCTGGAGTTCGCCTCCTATGCCGAGGCCGAGACGGCATACGCAGGTGGCAAGATCCACCCGCTGGACCTCAAGAACATGACCGCCGACTACCTCGTCGAGATGCTCGCCGGGGTTCACGACGCGGTCGCATAA
- a CDS encoding acyltransferase family protein, with translation MTSARHENNFDFLRLASALIIIISHAFALQIGYESMYRYDPMIYIGTTALASLFVISGYLISLSWIHQPDIKRFMWKRILRVFPGLIPVIIFTLFVVGPIATTFSLHDYFGALLSPGSLISLPFFYNGACIGLFDQNPVTFVNASLWTIPVEFGMYILVALLGVAGYLRKKWLILSLIAVNFLGWVVLYPDPSLSKIRFTLYFLIGAYLAIHHPDHRYHPVMACILGALLVMAASSPLYEFVALFAVPYIVLCVAHLRITPLNNFGEKGDFSYGMYIYAYPVQQAIVVLLGTALPLWFFCLLSISLTFPLAYLSWNLIEKRALALKQIEMGPGLFPWPEERLFFK, from the coding sequence ATGACCTCTGCACGGCATGAGAACAATTTCGATTTCCTGCGTCTTGCCTCGGCGCTGATCATCATCATATCTCATGCTTTTGCGCTCCAGATCGGTTATGAGTCGATGTACCGCTATGACCCGATGATATACATCGGGACCACCGCCCTCGCGTCTCTCTTTGTGATCAGCGGTTATCTGATCTCACTGAGCTGGATTCATCAGCCCGATATCAAACGTTTTATGTGGAAGAGAATCCTCAGAGTGTTCCCGGGCCTGATCCCTGTGATCATCTTCACCTTGTTTGTTGTCGGCCCGATTGCGACGACTTTCTCTCTTCATGATTATTTCGGGGCTCTTTTATCTCCAGGTTCATTGATTTCATTGCCGTTCTTCTATAACGGTGCATGCATCGGGCTCTTCGATCAGAACCCGGTCACTTTTGTCAACGCTTCGCTCTGGACGATCCCCGTGGAATTCGGGATGTACATCCTCGTCGCCCTCCTCGGGGTCGCAGGGTACCTCCGGAAAAAATGGCTTATTCTGAGTCTTATTGCGGTAAACTTCCTTGGATGGGTTGTTCTTTATCCTGATCCGAGCCTCTCGAAGATCAGGTTTACCCTCTACTTTCTCATCGGAGCATATCTCGCCATACATCATCCCGACCACCGGTACCATCCTGTGATGGCCTGTATCCTGGGCGCTCTTCTTGTTATGGCCGCCTCAAGTCCCCTCTATGAGTTTGTCGCTCTGTTTGCCGTGCCGTACATTGTCCTGTGTGTCGCCCATCTCAGGATAACGCCCCTCAACAATTTTGGGGAGAAGGGTGACTTCTCCTATGGGATGTATATCTATGCCTATCCGGTTCAGCAGGCGATTGTGGTTCTGCTCGGAACTGCCCTTCCTCTCTGGTTCTTCTGTCTCCTCTCGATAAGTCTGACCTTCCCGCTCGCCTACCTCTCCTGGAATCTCATCGAGAAAAGGGCACTTGCCCTGAAACAGATCGAAATGGGCCCCGGTCTATTCCCCTGGCCCGAGGAACGGTTGTTTTTTAAATAA
- a CDS encoding serine protein kinase RIO, whose translation MGADRDGRDFDRKLEELGVRIKDEDARKVRGEVFDEVTLLALYRLVHKKKLSSVGGSLSTGKEANVFLGERNEKLVAIKIYRMRTANFKAMADYIIGDPRFVSVRRTRKDIVFTWTRKEFANLKRAYEAGVPVPEPYAFDRNILIMEFLGEDEVPAPQIRYVDLPDPKATYREVIGYIKMLYQEARLVHGDLSEFNILWMDKPYIIDMGQAVTRDHPNAGTFLIRDIRNVNRFFSSLCDVEDEEVLMDEVTGGAIRPLREKKDW comes from the coding sequence ATGGGCGCGGACAGAGACGGACGGGACTTTGACAGAAAGCTCGAGGAGCTGGGCGTCAGGATCAAGGATGAAGACGCCAGGAAGGTCAGGGGAGAGGTCTTCGACGAGGTGACCCTCCTCGCCCTGTACCGTCTTGTCCACAAGAAGAAACTCTCCTCGGTGGGTGGATCCCTCTCCACCGGGAAAGAAGCAAACGTCTTTCTGGGTGAGCGGAACGAAAAACTGGTCGCGATCAAGATCTACCGGATGCGGACGGCGAACTTCAAGGCGATGGCCGACTATATCATCGGTGATCCCAGATTTGTGTCAGTGCGCCGGACACGAAAAGACATCGTCTTCACCTGGACGAGAAAGGAGTTTGCAAACCTCAAACGAGCATATGAGGCCGGGGTTCCGGTCCCTGAGCCCTATGCCTTCGACCGGAACATCCTGATCATGGAGTTCCTCGGCGAGGACGAGGTGCCGGCACCCCAGATCCGGTACGTCGACCTCCCCGACCCGAAAGCGACATACCGCGAGGTCATCGGATACATCAAAATGCTGTATCAGGAGGCCCGCCTCGTTCACGGTGACCTGAGCGAGTTCAATATACTCTGGATGGACAAACCCTATATCATCGACATGGGCCAGGCGGTCACCCGCGACCACCCGAATGCCGGCACCTTTCTGATCAGGGATATCAGGAATGTCAATCGTTTCTTCTCCTCTCTCTGCGATGTGGAGGACGAGGAAGTGTTGATGGACGAGGTGACCGGCGGAGCGATCAGACCGCTCCGAGAAAAGAAAGACTGGTGA
- a CDS encoding type II glyceraldehyde-3-phosphate dehydrogenase translates to MIKVAINGYGTIGKRVADAVAAQPDMEVIGVSKTKPSAEAFIANQRGYPLYIAEINRKPLFEEAGIEVAGDVIEMIKQADIVVDATPGGIGVKNKKLYELHDVKAIWQGGEDHEVAGFSFCSSCNYEEAKGRQFTRVVSCNTTGLCRIIHAVDEAFRVKRVRATMVRRGSDPGEVKKGPVDAIVLNPVEIPSHHGPDVQSVLPQINITTMAMIVPTTFMHMHALQMELEKEATKEDIIGIIEAHPRMGLVRGATGIKSTAELKEFAQDMGRQRADLYENCIFADSVGFVGKELFLFQAIHQEADVVVENVDAIRAMMNGAADAATSIQMTNEALGFHAI, encoded by the coding sequence ATGATCAAGGTCGCAATCAACGGATACGGCACCATCGGCAAACGTGTCGCCGATGCGGTCGCCGCTCAGCCTGATATGGAGGTGATCGGGGTCTCGAAGACAAAGCCGAGCGCTGAAGCCTTCATCGCGAACCAGCGCGGATACCCCCTCTATATCGCCGAGATCAACCGCAAACCCCTCTTCGAGGAGGCCGGGATCGAGGTCGCCGGCGACGTCATCGAGATGATCAAGCAGGCCGACATCGTCGTCGACGCTACCCCCGGAGGGATCGGGGTCAAGAACAAAAAACTCTACGAACTCCACGACGTCAAGGCGATCTGGCAGGGCGGCGAGGACCACGAGGTCGCGGGCTTCTCTTTCTGCTCGAGTTGCAACTATGAGGAGGCGAAAGGCCGCCAGTTCACGCGGGTGGTCTCCTGCAACACCACCGGACTCTGCCGGATTATCCATGCGGTGGACGAGGCCTTCAGGGTGAAGAGAGTTCGGGCGACGATGGTCCGCCGCGGCTCCGACCCCGGTGAAGTGAAGAAGGGACCGGTCGATGCCATCGTCCTCAACCCTGTGGAGATCCCGAGCCATCACGGCCCTGATGTCCAGAGCGTCCTCCCGCAGATCAACATCACGACCATGGCGATGATCGTCCCGACCACCTTCATGCACATGCACGCCCTCCAGATGGAGCTCGAAAAAGAGGCCACAAAGGAGGATATAATCGGGATCATCGAGGCGCACCCCCGGATGGGGCTGGTCAGGGGCGCCACCGGGATCAAGAGCACCGCGGAACTGAAAGAGTTCGCGCAGGACATGGGCAGGCAGCGCGCCGACCTGTACGAGAACTGCATCTTCGCCGATTCGGTCGGATTCGTCGGCAAGGAACTTTTCCTCTTCCAGGCCATCCACCAGGAGGCCGACGTCGTCGTCGAGAACGTCGACGCGATCCGGGCGATGATGAACGGCGCCGCGGACGCCGCAACCTCGATCCAGATGACCAACGAGGCCCTCGGCTTCCATGCCATCTGA